From the genome of Nicotiana sylvestris chromosome 2, ASM39365v2, whole genome shotgun sequence, one region includes:
- the LOC104218087 gene encoding nuclear transport factor 2-like, with product METAAAAVAQQPVSAQVVANAFVQQYFHILHHSPGLVFRFYQEISKLGRPEDDGSMSVTTTMQAINDKILSLNYGDFRAEIISVDAQESYNGGVHVLVTGLLSGNDNVVRNFSQTFFLAPQDRGYFVLNDMFRYGDSVNQHVTAEVPAINVVAPVTPEQDPPPVQQNHMSEQSSPSVEEANEGEVYNPPENGDIPVKEEDPVAEVVDEMQDDSQIAVESNIKSEDAPKKSYASIVMHLKESAASFSPPPAPAHRKPMAKSVEQANQPPITATDGPAYSIDSVNDANNQEGEATEGYSIYIKGLPMSATVALLADEFKKFGPIKTGGIQVRNRHQGFSFGFVEFEVASAVQKAIEASPISIGGRQAVVEEKKSTNSRGNNRARFQSGRGFGYRNDGVRGRGNYGGGRGYGRGDFEGRTEYKGGNRSWSSNRGGGDGYQRTDNTGGNAGRPNRGGGMPNGTAKHTTAWVSTAPEI from the exons ATGGAGACTGCAGCGGCGGCAGTAGCACAACAACCCGTCTCTGCTCAAGTT GTTGCAAATGCTTTTGTGCAGCAGTATTTTCATATACTGCACCATTCTCCTGGACTAGTTTTTAGGTTTTACCAAGAGATAAGCAAGCTTGGACGACCTGAAGACGATGGGTCGATGAGCGTTACAACTACAATGCAA GCAATCAATGATAAGATACTCTCACTAAACTATGGGGACTTCAGAGCGGAGATTATATCTGTGGATGCGCAAGAATCCTACAATGGGGGAGTGCACGTCCTTGTGACTGGATTATTGTCTGGGAACGACAACGTGGTCCGGAATTTCTCTCAAACTTTCTTCCTAGCACCACAAGACCGAGGATACTTTGTTCTGAATGACATGTTTCGATATGGAGACAGTGTCAATCAACATGTTACTGCCGAGGTCCCGGCAATTAATGTGGTGGCTCCTGTGACTCCTGAACAAG ATCCCCCTCCGGTGCAGCAGAATCACATGTCTGAGCAGAGCTCACCATCAGTGGAGGAAGCTAATGAGGGAGAAGTTTACAACCCACCTGAGAATGGTGACATACCTGTCAAAGAGGAAGATCCTGTTGCTGAGGTTGTTGATGAAATGCAAGATGACTCTCAAATAGCAGTTGAATCTAACATCAAAAGTGAAGATGCTCCTAAGAAGTCATATGCTTCAATT GTCATGCATCTCAAGGAAAGTGCTGCTAGTTTCTCCCCTCCTCCCGCACCTGCTCATCGGAAGCCTATGGCAAAGAGCGTTGAGCAAGCGAATCAACCTCCTATAACAGCGACTGATGGCCCAGCTTACAGCATAGATTCTGTTAATGACGCGAATAACCAAGAGGGAGAAG CAACTGAAGGCTACTCAATCTACATAAAAGGCTTGCCTATGAGTGCAACTGTGGCGTTACTTGCAGATGAGTTCAAGAAGTTTGGGCCTATCAAGACTGGAGGCATTCAAGTCAGAAACAGA CATCAGGGATTTTCGTTCGGTTTTGTGGAATTTGAGGTGGCAAGTGCTGTGCAAAAAGCTATTGAG GCATCTCCAATTTCAATTGGTGGACGCCAAGCTGTTGTTGAGGAAAAAAAGTCTACAAATTCTCGAG GTAACAACAGGGCTAGATTTCAGTCCGGAAGGGGTTTTGGTTACAGGAATGATGGAGTAAGAGGTCGAGGAAACTATGGAGGTGGCAGGGGTTACGGTCGAGGTGATTTCGAAGGAAGAACTGAGTACAAGGGTGGCAACCGCAGCTGGTCATCAAACCGTGGTGGGGGCGATGGATACCAGCGAACTGATAACACAGGTGGCAATGCTGGGCGACCGAATCGTGGTGGAGGGATGCCTAACGGAACAGCCAAACACACAACAGCATGGGTTTCTACTGCACCTGAAATATAG